Proteins encoded by one window of Gemmatimonadaceae bacterium:
- the flgA gene encoding flagellar basal body P-ring formation protein FlgA produces the protein MLHAAHAAHAMSRVVRPALRALLLPVAMVAGRSLPAQERGASVVVASPLAATTEALVATRRLVRGTVLKASDIARTRVRARLDANGHARAESLDVTPGWIARRVIQPGEVLRAPAVAPAPLVAAGQAVRFTYQQDGLELSLDGVAPVAGALGDTIPVRLGARRLLSGIVAGPALVVAIDLSRTP, from the coding sequence ATGCTGCACGCCGCGCACGCCGCGCACGCCATGTCACGCGTGGTCCGCCCCGCCCTTCGCGCCCTGCTCCTCCCGGTGGCCATGGTCGCCGGGCGGTCGCTGCCGGCGCAGGAGCGTGGCGCCAGCGTCGTCGTGGCGTCGCCACTTGCCGCCACGACGGAGGCGCTCGTCGCCACGCGTCGCCTGGTGCGCGGCACCGTGCTCAAGGCATCGGACATCGCGCGCACGCGCGTCCGCGCGCGTCTGGACGCCAACGGGCACGCGCGCGCCGAGTCGCTCGACGTGACCCCGGGGTGGATCGCGCGCCGCGTGATCCAGCCGGGCGAGGTGCTGCGCGCCCCGGCCGTGGCGCCCGCCCCACTCGTTGCCGCCGGGCAGGCGGTTCGCTTCACCTATCAACAGGACGGACTCGAGTTGTCGCTCGACGGCGTGGCCCCCGTGGCCGGCGCGTTAGGCGACACGATTCCCGTCCGGCTCGGCGCCCGGCGCCTCCTGTCCGGCATCGTCGCCGGCCCGGCGCTCGTCGTGGCCATTGACCTCTCGAGGACTCCATGA
- a CDS encoding P-loop NTPase — translation MSAVMTLLSSSNAGPGRAGNSAPPTVVAVGSGKGGVGTSTVAALLAATMAEAGQRVLLIDAGQRLGGLHHLLGVEPAGSLGQLRGDREPQHLLVPVADRLSLFAASTDEGALRPTERRLLMRRVLSLYASFDLVVVDAGSSAESLVAACADGAARLLAVTAGDRISLVATYALVKLLHDRTPGVRVDIVANRVADDAADRLHEYLNGAAVRFLSRTVPFAGAIPDDPDFGHALAAGLGTAEASLGSTAADAVRTIGERILAEAAVPPTSNHRLLRKG, via the coding sequence ATGAGTGCCGTCATGACGCTCCTTTCCTCGTCGAACGCCGGACCGGGACGCGCGGGCAACAGCGCGCCGCCCACCGTCGTTGCCGTCGGCAGCGGCAAGGGAGGCGTAGGGACATCCACCGTGGCCGCACTCCTGGCCGCGACGATGGCCGAGGCCGGACAGCGCGTCCTGCTGATCGACGCCGGCCAGCGGCTGGGCGGGCTGCACCACCTGCTGGGGGTCGAACCCGCCGGCTCGTTAGGGCAGCTGCGCGGAGACCGCGAGCCGCAACACCTCCTGGTTCCGGTGGCGGACCGCCTGTCGCTCTTTGCCGCCAGCACCGACGAGGGCGCGTTGCGCCCCACCGAGCGCCGCCTCCTCATGCGGCGCGTGCTGTCGCTCTACGCCTCGTTCGACCTGGTCGTGGTCGATGCCGGATCGAGCGCCGAGTCGCTCGTCGCCGCCTGCGCCGACGGAGCGGCACGGCTGCTGGCCGTCACCGCCGGCGACCGCATCTCGCTCGTGGCAACGTATGCACTCGTCAAGCTCCTCCACGACCGCACCCCCGGCGTGCGCGTCGACATCGTGGCCAATCGCGTGGCCGACGATGCCGCCGACCGCCTGCACGAATACCTCAACGGCGCGGCCGTGCGCTTCCTCTCGCGCACCGTCCCGTTTGCCGGCGCCATCCCCGACGACCCCGACTTCGGCCACGCACTCGCGGCCGGGCTGGGGACCGCCGAAGCATCGTTAGGCTCCACCGCGGCCGACGCCGTCCGCACCATCGGCGAGCGAATCCTCGCCGAGGCCGCTGTTCCACCGACTTCGAACCACCGCCTCTTGCGCAAGGGTTGA
- a CDS encoding FliA/WhiG family RNA polymerase sigma factor — protein MATDNLWGLFAKGDQAAREKLLTENLNLVHHVARQLSKALAAPADFDELVSCGTIGLMNALDAFEPHRGLAFSTFAVPRIRGAILDELRRQDHVPRSIRRKTREIAHARETLTRIFGRPATDKEVAEQLGLDLDTLWRWQADTESAVQISLDQSATEHDGQPCLPPEALAHESDNTIEDDINREQEKEILKAALKRLKDQERIVLTLYYFEELKLHEIADVLDLTESRVSQIRAKALQRLRGELAHFRTPA, from the coding sequence ATGGCAACCGATAACCTCTGGGGCTTGTTCGCCAAGGGCGATCAGGCGGCACGGGAGAAGCTCCTCACGGAGAACCTCAACCTCGTGCACCACGTCGCACGCCAGCTCTCCAAGGCGCTGGCAGCCCCGGCCGACTTCGACGAACTCGTCTCCTGCGGCACGATCGGGTTGATGAATGCGCTCGATGCCTTCGAGCCGCACCGCGGGCTCGCCTTCTCCACCTTCGCCGTCCCGCGCATCCGCGGTGCGATCCTCGACGAGCTGCGCCGTCAGGATCACGTCCCGCGCTCGATCCGCCGCAAGACGCGCGAGATCGCCCACGCGCGCGAGACGCTCACCCGCATCTTCGGTCGCCCGGCCACCGACAAGGAAGTCGCCGAGCAACTCGGCCTCGACCTCGACACGCTGTGGCGCTGGCAGGCCGACACCGAGAGCGCCGTGCAGATCTCGCTGGACCAGTCGGCCACGGAGCACGACGGGCAACCGTGCCTCCCGCCGGAAGCGCTTGCGCACGAGTCGGACAACACGATCGAGGACGACATCAACCGCGAGCAGGAGAAGGAGATCCTCAAGGCAGCGCTCAAGCGCCTCAAGGACCAGGAGCGGATCGTCCTCACGCTCTACTACTTCGAGGAACTGAAGCTGCACGAGATCGCCGACGTGCTCGACCTCACCGAATCGCGTGTCTCGCAGATCCGCGCCAAGGCGCTCCAGCGCCTGCGCGGCGAACTCGCCCACTTTCGCACCCCGGCCTAA
- the fliR gene encoding flagellar biosynthetic protein FliR: MTPTFDLLAPGAPTALVLFSARVSGLVLVAPVFSARPVPVAIKTGLVILLSVLLTPVAQLHLVRLPDLTPVAILGETLVGFALGLGAALLIGAAETAGELLSIQIGLSGAAIVDPMSSHQTTALGQFVHLFAIALVLSLDGHLVMLDALAASAQRIPVGTPLDIAAGLRDFVRTGATLFSLGLQFAAPIIAVVLVANVALAVLSRAAPQLQILQLAFPVQILIGIGTLVATLPFIATWFLGWEASYDGVLTRAMSALAGVR, encoded by the coding sequence ATGACGCCGACCTTCGACCTCCTCGCGCCCGGCGCCCCCACCGCCCTCGTGCTCTTCAGCGCGCGGGTGAGCGGGCTCGTGCTGGTCGCGCCGGTCTTCTCGGCGCGCCCCGTCCCGGTGGCGATCAAGACCGGGCTCGTCATCCTCCTCTCCGTCCTCCTCACCCCGGTGGCGCAGTTGCACCTGGTGCGCCTCCCCGACCTCACGCCGGTCGCGATCCTGGGCGAGACGCTCGTCGGTTTCGCCCTCGGCCTTGGCGCGGCCCTCCTCATCGGCGCCGCGGAGACCGCGGGAGAGCTCCTCTCGATCCAGATCGGGCTGTCGGGCGCGGCCATCGTCGACCCCATGTCGTCGCACCAGACCACCGCGCTGGGGCAGTTCGTGCACCTCTTCGCCATCGCGCTCGTCCTCTCACTGGACGGGCACCTCGTCATGCTCGATGCGCTGGCGGCGAGCGCCCAGCGCATCCCGGTCGGCACGCCGCTCGACATCGCCGCCGGGCTCCGTGACTTCGTGCGCACCGGCGCCACGCTCTTCTCGTTAGGCCTGCAGTTCGCGGCGCCGATCATCGCCGTCGTGCTGGTGGCCAACGTCGCCCTCGCCGTGCTGAGCCGAGCCGCGCCGCAGCTGCAAATCCTCCAGCTCGCGTTCCCCGTCCAGATCCTCATCGGCATCGGGACGCTGGTCGCGACGCTCCCCTTCATCGCCACCTGGTTCCTGGGGTGGGAGGCGTCGTACGACGGCGTCCTCACCCGGGCCATGTCCGCGCTCGCGGGAGTCCGCTGA
- the flgG gene encoding flagellar basal-body rod protein FlgG, producing the protein MNPALRTSATGMMAQQLRTEVIANNLANVNTTGFKRSRASFEDLLYQTVQGSAVVGNPDTNTIPAVQVGRGTRLAAVQRLHSQGPVEQTQRSLDLAIEGEGFFQVQLPNGTLAYTRDGSFGISDTGTLITSNGYAVVPGIKIPTDATEITISSNGKVSVSQSATQVDKTELGQLELARFMNPSGLQALGENLYSETPASGQPTVGFASDEGMGRILQGYLEGSNVEIVQEMVDMITSMRAYEINSKAIKNAEDMMSTANNMIR; encoded by the coding sequence ATGAATCCTGCCCTTCGCACCTCCGCCACCGGCATGATGGCCCAGCAGCTCCGCACGGAGGTCATCGCCAACAACCTGGCGAACGTGAACACCACGGGTTTCAAGCGCTCGCGAGCGTCGTTCGAGGACCTGCTGTACCAGACCGTGCAGGGTTCGGCGGTGGTCGGCAACCCCGACACCAACACGATCCCCGCCGTGCAGGTCGGACGCGGGACGCGCCTCGCCGCCGTGCAGCGCCTGCACTCGCAGGGGCCGGTCGAGCAGACGCAACGCTCGCTCGACCTCGCCATCGAGGGCGAAGGCTTCTTCCAGGTGCAACTCCCCAACGGGACGCTGGCCTACACGCGTGACGGCTCCTTCGGGATCTCCGACACGGGGACGCTGATCACCTCCAACGGCTACGCCGTCGTCCCCGGGATCAAGATCCCCACCGACGCCACGGAGATCACCATCTCCTCCAACGGCAAGGTGTCGGTGTCGCAGAGCGCCACGCAGGTGGACAAGACGGAACTCGGCCAGCTCGAGCTCGCGCGCTTCATGAACCCGTCGGGGCTGCAGGCGTTAGGCGAGAACCTCTACTCCGAGACGCCGGCCTCCGGGCAACCCACCGTCGGCTTCGCGAGCGACGAGGGGATGGGACGGATCCTCCAGGGATACCTCGAAGGGAGCAACGTCGAGATCGTGCAGGAGATGGTCGACATGATCACCTCGATGCGCGCCTACGAGATCAACTCCAAGGCGATCAAGAACGCCGAGGACATGATGTCCACCGCCAACAACATGATCCGCTGA
- the flhA gene encoding flagellar biosynthesis protein FlhA yields the protein MSTSARPMPAIEGMAKRNAEMGLAIAVVFVLALMIVPLPAIILDLLLATSIGLSLVVLLTTMQTVEPLEFSSFPALLLLLTLFRLGLNFASTRLILSDGHAGQVIQAFGQFVIGGNYAVGVVLFLILIGINFIVITKGAGRVAEVAARFTLDAMPGKQMAIDADLSAGLIDEGEARRRREEIARQADFYGAMDGASKFVKGDAIAALLITGINILGGIFIAVIQRGLPLAQAASQYTILTVGEGLVAQVPALIVSTAAGIMVTRASGQVRMGTQVASQLAAYPRAMLVAAGVLTTFGLIPGLPKLPFLALGGVLFFLSRAATTAEEKREAARQAASEEQERPAEKPADPMRDLLQIDPIELEVGYALIPLVDERQGGDLLERIQLLRKQAALEVGILIPPIRVRDNLQLPANEYVIKLRGAEIARAEVMPRFHLALDTGSVIHGIEGIETIDPAFGLTARWIASSRRVEAESLGYVVVEPAVVIATHLMESLKVNAAELLGRQDVQEMVETLKKSHPALVEELIPAKVSLGLLHRVLQRLLRERIPIRDLVTILEALGDGVEQTKDAEVLTEHVRRSLSNIIARSFADASGAVSGITIGARLEASLMGLFSPRNAPAGLAPLTPDLLADLLRELNFLATTHASEGRLPPLITPPSLRVGVRRLVEPVLATLPVISLAELPTTVKLNSVATWELNHVA from the coding sequence ATGAGCACGAGCGCGCGCCCGATGCCGGCCATCGAGGGGATGGCCAAGCGCAACGCCGAGATGGGGCTTGCCATCGCGGTCGTCTTCGTCCTCGCGCTGATGATCGTCCCGCTCCCGGCGATCATCCTCGACCTGCTGCTCGCCACGAGCATCGGGCTCTCGCTGGTCGTGCTCCTGACGACGATGCAGACGGTCGAGCCACTCGAGTTCTCGTCGTTCCCGGCGCTCCTCCTCCTCCTCACACTCTTCAGGCTCGGCCTCAACTTCGCCTCGACGCGCCTCATCCTCAGCGATGGGCACGCGGGACAGGTCATCCAGGCGTTCGGGCAGTTCGTCATCGGCGGCAACTACGCCGTGGGCGTGGTCCTCTTCCTGATCCTCATCGGCATCAACTTCATCGTGATCACGAAGGGTGCGGGGCGCGTGGCCGAAGTCGCGGCGCGCTTCACCCTCGACGCGATGCCGGGCAAGCAGATGGCGATCGACGCCGACCTCTCGGCCGGCCTCATCGACGAAGGCGAGGCGCGCCGCCGCCGTGAGGAGATCGCGCGCCAGGCCGACTTCTACGGGGCGATGGACGGTGCCTCGAAGTTCGTGAAGGGCGATGCGATTGCCGCGCTCCTCATCACCGGCATCAACATCCTGGGCGGGATCTTCATTGCCGTGATCCAGCGCGGCCTCCCACTGGCGCAGGCGGCGTCGCAGTACACGATCCTCACCGTGGGCGAGGGGCTGGTGGCGCAGGTCCCCGCGCTGATCGTCTCCACCGCCGCCGGCATCATGGTGACGCGCGCCTCCGGGCAGGTGCGCATGGGAACCCAGGTCGCGTCGCAGCTGGCGGCGTATCCGCGCGCGATGCTGGTCGCGGCCGGCGTGCTCACGACCTTCGGCCTCATTCCCGGGCTGCCCAAGCTCCCGTTCCTGGCGTTAGGCGGCGTGCTCTTCTTCCTCTCCCGCGCGGCGACGACGGCCGAGGAGAAGCGCGAAGCGGCGCGCCAGGCCGCCAGCGAGGAACAGGAACGCCCGGCAGAGAAGCCGGCCGATCCCATGCGCGACCTCCTGCAGATCGACCCGATCGAGCTGGAGGTCGGCTACGCGCTCATCCCGCTCGTCGACGAGCGCCAGGGGGGCGACCTCCTCGAGCGCATCCAGCTCCTGCGCAAGCAGGCGGCGCTGGAGGTCGGGATCCTGATCCCGCCCATCCGCGTGCGCGACAACTTGCAACTGCCGGCCAACGAGTACGTCATCAAGCTGCGCGGCGCCGAGATTGCCCGCGCGGAAGTCATGCCGCGCTTCCACCTCGCGCTCGACACGGGGTCGGTCATCCACGGCATCGAGGGGATCGAGACGATCGACCCGGCGTTCGGGCTCACCGCCCGCTGGATCGCCTCGTCGCGCCGCGTGGAAGCGGAATCGTTAGGCTACGTGGTCGTCGAACCCGCTGTCGTCATCGCCACGCACCTGATGGAGTCGCTCAAGGTCAACGCCGCCGAGCTGCTGGGGCGCCAGGACGTGCAGGAAATGGTCGAGACGCTCAAGAAGTCGCACCCGGCGCTGGTCGAGGAACTCATCCCCGCCAAGGTCTCGCTGGGGCTCCTCCACCGCGTCCTCCAGCGCCTGCTGCGCGAGCGCATCCCGATCCGCGACCTGGTCACGATCCTCGAGGCGCTGGGCGACGGCGTCGAGCAGACCAAGGACGCCGAAGTGCTCACCGAGCACGTGCGACGCTCGCTGTCCAACATCATCGCGCGCTCGTTCGCCGACGCCTCCGGCGCCGTGAGCGGGATCACGATCGGTGCGCGCCTCGAGGCGTCGCTCATGGGACTCTTCTCGCCGCGCAACGCTCCGGCCGGCCTGGCGCCGCTCACACCGGACCTCCTGGCCGACCTGCTGCGCGAACTGAACTTCCTCGCCACCACGCACGCCAGCGAGGGTCGCCTTCCGCCGCTCATCACCCCGCCGTCGCTCCGCGTGGGCGTGCGCCGACTGGTGGAACCGGTGCTGGCGACGCTCCCCGTGATCTCGCTCGCCGAGCTGCCTACAACCGTGAAGCTGAACTCCGTCGCCACCTGGGAGCTGAACCATGTTGCTTGA
- a CDS encoding flagellar basal body L-ring protein FlgH has translation MIHHCDIVATPRRVTIIPAVPSVPAEPAARTRRAFLGALSALALLLTLAAASLGAQAPRPATGDSARAKAPVRNISWTSNRRSFLVGDIIRVVVDERAIAGASKDNSNAASRNRTLDVGINPPQMGTSGSGLGAIDGSMQAGDGSSSQQRGNATRGTQYNAEIPVRVVAVTPEGLLQVRGSKLIDVDKNKQTLTLSGFISPIDVNSRDVVGSDVIADMQLAYASKGSLGKPKSGIITRIVGLLWP, from the coding sequence ATGATCCACCATTGCGACATCGTGGCCACGCCGCGCCGGGTCACGATCATCCCCGCCGTCCCGTCCGTGCCCGCCGAACCGGCGGCGCGCACGCGTCGTGCCTTCCTCGGTGCGCTCTCCGCCCTGGCCCTCCTGCTCACCCTGGCCGCCGCCTCGTTAGGCGCCCAGGCGCCGCGCCCCGCGACCGGTGACAGCGCCAGGGCCAAGGCGCCGGTCCGCAACATCTCGTGGACGTCCAACCGGCGCTCATTCCTCGTGGGTGACATCATCCGCGTCGTCGTCGACGAGCGCGCCATTGCCGGCGCGTCCAAGGACAACAGCAACGCCGCCTCGCGCAACCGCACGCTCGATGTCGGCATCAACCCGCCGCAGATGGGGACCAGCGGCTCAGGGCTCGGCGCCATCGATGGCTCCATGCAAGCGGGCGACGGGAGCAGCTCGCAGCAGCGCGGCAACGCCACCCGCGGCACGCAGTACAACGCCGAGATCCCGGTACGCGTCGTCGCCGTCACGCCGGAAGGGCTCCTCCAGGTGAGGGGTTCCAAGCTCATCGACGTCGACAAGAACAAGCAGACGCTGACGCTGAGCGGCTTCATCAGCCCCATCGACGTCAACTCGCGCGACGTGGTCGGCTCCGACGTCATTGCCGACATGCAGCTCGCCTACGCCTCGAAGGGTTCGCTCGGCAAGCCCAAGAGCGGCATCATCACCAGGATCGTCGGCCTCCTCTGGCCCTGA
- a CDS encoding rod-binding protein has protein sequence MTYINAGHTGLANGATRPATGTSRSPAGVAPGGAADEREARLRQVAGQLQGVFVEQLFKAMRETVPTDGITSGGSGEQMFAGMLDQHLANAVPSQWSHGIGESLMRQLRARTTTPATTATEAVK, from the coding sequence GTGACGTACATCAACGCAGGGCACACGGGACTCGCGAACGGCGCCACGCGCCCGGCGACTGGCACCAGCCGGTCGCCGGCGGGCGTTGCGCCTGGCGGGGCCGCCGACGAGCGCGAGGCCAGGCTGCGCCAGGTCGCCGGGCAGCTCCAGGGCGTCTTCGTGGAGCAGCTCTTCAAGGCGATGCGCGAGACTGTTCCCACCGATGGCATCACCAGCGGTGGCTCCGGTGAGCAGATGTTTGCCGGGATGCTCGACCAGCACCTCGCCAACGCCGTCCCGTCGCAGTGGTCGCACGGCATCGGCGAGTCGCTCATGCGCCAGCTTCGCGCGCGCACGACGACGCCCGCCACCACCGCGACGGAGGCCGTCAAGTGA
- the flgN gene encoding flagellar export chaperone FlgN, with product MQPSRAMVQIAPSQWPPLVHNLSDALASERRLIDELILIMKQQREAVAADNLQGVDDSVFAVQRVLLTLSEARKRRRALNARLGHAEDIPLKDLLEAMGPYATDDLHASREALQLSARNLAREVSTNRQVLREALTSGEELVRTLAGVAPTRPGYGDAPGAGDPARASYIVNRRA from the coding sequence GTGCAGCCCTCACGCGCCATGGTGCAGATTGCCCCGTCCCAGTGGCCACCGCTCGTCCACAACCTGTCCGACGCGCTGGCCTCCGAGCGTCGCCTCATCGACGAGCTGATCCTCATCATGAAGCAGCAGCGCGAGGCCGTCGCCGCCGACAATCTGCAAGGGGTCGACGACTCGGTCTTCGCGGTGCAGCGCGTCCTCCTCACGCTGAGCGAGGCGCGCAAGCGTCGTCGTGCCCTCAACGCGCGCCTCGGACACGCCGAGGACATCCCGCTCAAGGACCTGCTCGAGGCGATGGGACCGTACGCCACCGACGACCTGCACGCCTCACGCGAGGCGTTGCAACTGTCGGCGCGCAACCTGGCCCGCGAGGTGTCGACCAACCGCCAGGTGCTGCGCGAGGCACTCACCTCCGGCGAGGAACTCGTCCGTACCCTCGCCGGCGTCGCGCCGACGCGTCCCGGCTACGGCGACGCGCCCGGCGCGGGCGATCCCGCGCGCGCCTCCTACATCGTCAACCGGCGGGCCTGA
- a CDS encoding flagellar basal body P-ring protein FlgI, with translation MPRHIRSTLVSCIAVSCTLVAAVGLTARAAFAQGVPIRDLVIDDQGVPVRLVGYGLVTGLSGTGDNTNSGRTGQQTVQSVANLLRRFDVVVPAELLRTRNVAAVLVTAEVSPYLRPGGRFEVQVASVGDARSLRGGVLWMTPLISDVGGKPLGTAQGQLYVDEQDMVRRRVGFSAASGRIAAGGLLEVDLPRPQFAASTRLILREPDIGVAARIAAVVDSVVGQGTAKVEDPGAIALTPKDSLGGGPAAALARIRDLKVEVARVARIVIDQRQGTVVAGGDLTLGPGVVSIQGLTLSIGPAPADTAQQGSRSQVRVPTGATVQQLAAALSAVRTPPYQVAQIFEALKQVGAISAEVVAR, from the coding sequence ATGCCACGCCACATCCGCAGCACCCTCGTCAGCTGCATCGCCGTCAGCTGCACCCTCGTCGCCGCCGTCGGGCTCACCGCCCGGGCGGCGTTCGCGCAGGGAGTCCCCATTCGCGACCTGGTCATCGACGACCAGGGGGTCCCCGTGCGCCTGGTCGGCTACGGCCTCGTGACCGGGTTGAGCGGGACGGGCGACAACACCAACAGCGGGCGTACCGGGCAACAGACGGTGCAATCGGTGGCCAACCTGCTGCGCCGCTTTGACGTCGTTGTCCCCGCCGAACTCCTGCGCACGCGCAACGTGGCCGCGGTCCTCGTGACCGCCGAGGTGTCGCCCTACCTGCGCCCCGGCGGGCGCTTCGAGGTGCAGGTTGCCTCGGTCGGCGACGCGCGCTCGCTTCGCGGCGGCGTCCTCTGGATGACCCCCCTCATTTCCGACGTGGGGGGAAAGCCGCTCGGCACCGCGCAGGGGCAACTCTATGTCGACGAGCAGGACATGGTGCGGCGCCGCGTTGGCTTCAGCGCCGCCAGCGGGCGCATCGCCGCCGGCGGGCTCCTCGAAGTCGACCTCCCCCGCCCGCAGTTCGCCGCGTCGACGCGCCTCATCCTGCGCGAGCCCGACATCGGCGTCGCCGCGCGCATCGCGGCCGTCGTGGACTCAGTCGTGGGGCAAGGGACGGCGAAGGTCGAGGACCCCGGCGCCATTGCCCTCACTCCCAAGGACTCGCTCGGAGGGGGGCCGGCCGCCGCGCTGGCCCGGATCCGCGACCTCAAGGTCGAGGTGGCGCGCGTGGCGCGAATCGTCATCGACCAGCGGCAGGGAACCGTCGTGGCGGGGGGCGACCTGACGCTCGGCCCCGGCGTAGTCAGCATTCAGGGGCTCACGCTCTCGATTGGACCTGCACCTGCCGATACTGCCCAGCAGGGATCGCGCAGCCAGGTCCGGGTGCCTACCGGGGCCACGGTCCAGCAACTGGCCGCCGCGCTCTCCGCAGTCCGAACGCCGCCGTACCAGGTGGCGCAGATCTTCGAGGCGCTCAAGCAGGTCGGGGCCATTTCCGCAGAGGTCGTCGCGCGGTGA
- the flhB gene encoding flagellar biosynthesis protein FlhB: MALADQEKTEAPTQKRRDDARAEGRIPRSQELTTSFVLLGAAMLLNLMGRTMGHQVMGIFSDGLTLVGTVDVSQESAVSMLRSFGARAMFIIGGWGGALMIMGLAIAVPQARGVLTFKPLAPDFAKLSPARNAKRILGIQSLADLFKSLLKLALIGYAVYSALGAAWHDIIALAQEPNFSFLLVSMRYSIKLLTTAGLCYLALAGLDYAFQIWQYESSLKMSRDEIREESKQSEGDPLVKQRMRSFGRALARRQMMRDVPKADVVITNPTHIAVALLYDPFRAPAPIVLALGQRKVAERIKAIARENGIPCIENKPLARALLAAAKVGQMIPSELYVAVAEILAFVIRRRMARGQPLQGVSA; this comes from the coding sequence ATGGCACTGGCCGACCAGGAAAAGACCGAAGCGCCAACACAAAAGCGGCGCGATGATGCCCGGGCCGAGGGACGCATCCCACGCTCGCAGGAGCTCACGACGTCGTTCGTGCTCCTGGGGGCGGCGATGCTGCTCAACCTCATGGGGCGTACGATGGGGCACCAGGTGATGGGGATCTTCTCCGACGGCCTCACGCTGGTGGGAACGGTCGACGTGAGCCAGGAGTCGGCGGTCTCGATGCTGCGTTCCTTTGGCGCCCGCGCGATGTTCATCATCGGGGGCTGGGGAGGCGCGCTGATGATCATGGGGCTCGCCATCGCCGTGCCGCAGGCGCGCGGCGTGCTCACCTTCAAGCCGCTCGCCCCCGACTTCGCGAAGCTGTCGCCGGCGCGCAACGCCAAGCGCATCCTCGGGATCCAGTCGCTGGCCGACCTGTTCAAGTCGCTGCTCAAGCTGGCCCTGATCGGCTATGCGGTGTACAGCGCGTTAGGCGCGGCCTGGCACGACATCATCGCCCTCGCGCAGGAGCCGAACTTCAGCTTCCTGCTGGTTTCGATGCGCTACTCGATCAAGCTCCTCACCACCGCCGGGCTGTGCTACCTGGCGCTGGCGGGACTCGACTACGCCTTCCAGATCTGGCAGTACGAGTCGTCGCTCAAGATGAGCCGCGACGAGATCCGGGAAGAGTCGAAACAGTCGGAGGGCGACCCGCTGGTGAAGCAACGCATGCGCTCGTTTGGCCGCGCGCTGGCGCGCCGGCAGATGATGCGCGACGTCCCGAAGGCCGATGTCGTGATCACCAACCCGACGCACATCGCCGTCGCCCTCCTCTACGATCCGTTCAGGGCCCCCGCCCCCATCGTCCTCGCCCTCGGCCAGCGCAAGGTGGCCGAGCGCATCAAGGCGATCGCACGCGAGAACGGGATCCCGTGCATCGAGAACAAGCCATTGGCCCGCGCGCTCCTCGCCGCCGCCAAAGTCGGACAGATGATTCCCAGTGAACTCTACGTGGCCGTTGCCGAGATCCTCGCCTTCGTGATTCGTCGCCGCATGGCGCGCGGGCAGCCGCTGCAGGGAGTGAGCGCATGA
- a CDS encoding flagellar hook basal-body protein → MKTDGIASAAYALRYWERRQEVTSNNLANVNTTGFKGERVFARLVAEGLPVAEAATDFTEGTFTPTGNPLDLAQRGNNYFVVNTANGERWTRGGSCGVDPQGFLVDQDGNQLLGERGPIKAAGKNVEIDRSGWVVVDRVRVDRLRVEAPAAGAVLQHEGGMHFVPDAGRANVAYEARDIRQGQLEGSNTNTLGSLVDLITIQRHFADAQKVLSTLDGIRGTIANDLSKVPA, encoded by the coding sequence ATGAAGACAGACGGAATTGCCAGCGCCGCCTACGCCCTCCGCTACTGGGAGCGGCGCCAGGAGGTGACATCCAATAACCTGGCCAACGTCAACACGACCGGCTTCAAGGGCGAGCGCGTCTTTGCCCGCCTGGTCGCCGAAGGGCTCCCGGTGGCCGAGGCCGCGACCGACTTCACCGAGGGGACCTTCACCCCGACCGGGAATCCGCTCGACCTCGCACAGCGCGGCAACAACTATTTCGTGGTCAACACCGCCAACGGCGAGCGCTGGACGCGCGGCGGCTCCTGCGGCGTCGATCCGCAGGGCTTCCTCGTCGACCAGGACGGCAACCAGCTGTTAGGCGAGAGGGGACCCATCAAGGCCGCGGGAAAGAACGTCGAGATCGATCGCAGCGGCTGGGTTGTCGTCGACCGCGTCCGCGTCGACCGCCTCCGCGTCGAGGCACCGGCCGCCGGCGCCGTGCTCCAGCACGAGGGCGGGATGCACTTCGTCCCCGACGCCGGCCGCGCCAACGTCGCCTACGAGGCCCGCGACATCCGTCAGGGGCAACTCGAGGGGAGCAACACCAACACCCTCGGCTCCCTGGTCGACCTGATCACGATCCAGCGCCACTTCGCCGACGCGCAGAAGGTGCTGAGCACCCTCGACGGCATTCGCGGCACCATCGCGAACGACCTCTCGAAGGTCCCCGCCTAA